One Prunus dulcis chromosome 7, ALMONDv2, whole genome shotgun sequence DNA segment encodes these proteins:
- the LOC117633951 gene encoding palmitoyl-acyl carrier protein thioesterase, chloroplastic: MVATAATSSIFPIPSPNQDSGAKNAKLGPGSAGLGLKSKSASGSLQVKANAQAPSKINGTSVGLATVESGKNGDDMSSPPARTFINQLPDWSVLLAAITTIFLAAEKQWTMLDWKPKRPDMLIDPFGLGRIVQDGLVFRQNFSIRSYEIGADRTASIETLMNHLQETALNHVKTAGLLGDGFGSTPEMSVRNLIWVVTKMQVVVDRYPTWGDVVQVDTWVSASGKNGMRRDWILQDCKTGQILTRATSVWVMMNKLTRRLSKIPDEVRGEIEPFFMNSPPVVEEDSRKLLKLDDKTADYVRTGLTPRWGDLDINQHVNNVKYIGWILESAPLPILESHELSSLTLEYRRECGRDSVLQSLTAVSGADIGNLGSNGGVECQHLLRLEEGAEIVRGRTEWRPKYVNNLGIVGQLPAESA; the protein is encoded by the exons ATGGTCGCCACTGCTGCTACTTCGTCGATCTTTCCAATTCCTTCTCCGAACCAAGACTCTGGTGCCAAAAATGCCAAGCTTGGACCTGGGTCTGCTGGTTTAGGACTCAAATCGAAATCTGCATCGGGCAGTTTGCAGGTAAAGGCAAATGCTCAAGCCCCTTCAAAGATAAATGGCACTAGCGTTGGTTTGGCAACTGTTGAAAGTGGGAAGAATGGGGATGACATGTCATCCCCTCCTGCACGGACTTTCATTAACCAATTACCTGATTGGAGTGTGCTCCTTGCTGCTATTACCACAATCTTCTTGGCTGCAGAGAAGCAATGGACGATGCTTGATTGGAAACCCAAGCGGCCTGACATGCTTATTGACCCATTTGGTTTAGGAAGAATTGTTCAGGATGGTCTTGTCTTCCGCCAAAACTTCTCAATTAGATCATATGAAATAGGTGCTGATCGTACGGCTTCAATAGAGACGTTAATGAATCATTTACAG GAAACAGCACTTAATCATGTTAAGACTGCTGGGCTTTTGGGAGATGGCTTTGGTTCAACACCAGAGATGTCAGTAAGGAACCTGATATGGGTGGTAACTAAAATGCAGGTTGTAGTAGACCGCTATCCTACTTG GGGTGACGTTGTTCAAGTTGACACTTGGGTTAGTGCCTCTGGGAAGAATGGTATGCGTCGTGATTGGATCCTCCAGGATTGCAAAACTGGCCAAATTTTAACAAGAGCCACTAG TGTGTGGGTGATGATGAATAAGCTGACGAGGAGATTATCCAAAATTCCTGATGAAGTTCGAGGTGAAATAGAGCCTTTTTTTATGAATTCTCCTCCTGTTGTGGAGGAGGACAGCAGGAAACTGCTGAAACTTGACGACAAGACAGCGGACTATGTTCGCACTGGTTTAACT CCTAGGTGGGGTGATTTAGATATCAACCAGCATGTTAATAATGTGAAGTACATTGGCTGGATCCTTGAG AGTGCTCCCTTGCCAATCTTGGAGAGTCACGAGCTTTCTTCTCTGACTCTGGAGTATAGAAGGGAGTGCGGGCGGGACAGTGTGCTTCAGTCCCTGACTGCAGTCTCAGGTGCTGATATTGGCAATTTGGGAAGCAATGGTGGCGTTGAGTGCCAGCACTTGCTCCGACTTGAGGAAGGAGCTGAGATTGTAAGGGGAAGGACTGAGTGGAGGCCCAAATATGTCAACAATCTTGGGATTGTGGGTCAGCTTCCGGCAGAAAGCGCTTAG
- the LOC117634693 gene encoding auxin-responsive protein IAA1-like, with the protein MNMPLEAVDDDDVSKSMDFKDTELTLGLPGRPRRCSSSAADHFFGGIKSGSCSMKRGFMETVDQNIGLESFTSCEPRSQIKVDGNLEAHYNNYSSSSTSSRTTTAVKSPAAMARVVGWPPVRSLRQKALVESKMKSKSTYVKVGADGAPYLRKLDLDMYKSYQELLRALDQMFPSFITSGKYVEDTSSNQEQLMKPAVKGMDEYMVVTYEDKDGDWMLVGDVPWKMFIESCKRIRLMKSSEAVGIAPRTSQVLPQ; encoded by the exons ATGAACATGCCACTGGAAGCTGTtgacgatgatgatgtcaGCAAAAGCATGGATTTCAAGGACACTGAGCTCACCTTAGGACTGCCTGGTCGTCCACGACGTTGTTCTTCATCAGCAGCTGATCATTTCTTCGGAGGAATCAAGAGTGGTAGCTGCAGCATGAAACGTGGGTTCATGGAGACCGTTGATCAGAATATTGGCCTGGAAAGCTTTACCAGCTGCGAGCCACGTAGCCAAATCAAAGTGGATGGGAATTTGGAAGCTCATTACAACAACTACTCCTCCTCCAGCACAAGTAGCAGGACAACTACTGCCGTGAAATCCCCAGCTGCAAT GGCAAGAGTAGTTGGGTGGCCGCCAGTGAGATCGTTGAGACAGAAGGCGTTGGTGGAGAGCAAGATGAAGAGCAAGAGCACGTATGTAAAAGTGGGTGCAGATGGAGCTCCTTACTTGCGGAAACTAGACTTAGACATGTACAAAAGTTATCAGGAGCTATTGAGAGCCTTAGACCAAATGTTCCCTTCCTTCATTACAAGCG GTAAGTATGTGGAGGATACTAGTAGCAACCAGGAGCAGCTTATGAAACCTGCAGTGAAAGGAATGGATGAATATATGGTGGTGACATATGAAGATAAGGATGGGGACTGGATGTTAGTTGGAGACGTCCCTTGGAA AATGTTTATAGAATCATGCAAGCGTATTCGGTTGATGAAAAGTTCAGAGGCTGTTGGGATAG CTCCAAGGACGTCTCAGGTTCTGCCACAATGA
- the LOC117634101 gene encoding serine/threonine protein phosphatase 2A 57 kDa regulatory subunit B' kappa isoform-like: MLKQILSKLPRKSPKSDSLDSAGSDSGSNTPNLGNGFQCTIGGSSLTSKLNVVKRVSSAVFPSSIAAGAEAVEPHLSFKEVSNPQKHNLFISKLNLCCEFIDSSDPVKQDLKRETLIELVDFVSSGSAKFSEPAISALCKMCAMNLFRVFPPKYRSNFTGGETDDEEPLFDPAWSHLQIVYDLLVRFISYSSLDIKVAKKHVDHSFIVKLLDLFDSEDPRERDCLKTILHRIYGKFMVHRPFIRKAVSNIIYRFVFETERHNGISELLEIFGSVISGFALPLKEEHKIFLWRALIPLHKPKSVGIYHQQLTYCVVQFIDKDPKLASTVIKGLLKYWPVTNSQKELMFLSELEEVLEMTSMDEFQKVMVPLFRRIRRCLNSSHYQVAERSHLLWNNEHILNLIAHNRQVILPLVFPAIERNTQNHWNQAVLNLTLNVKKMFSDMDEELVLACQCKLEEEDIRSSAAAEKRRLTWERLETAAGVQPVACNFLAPIKPAACPVVC, from the exons ATGCTTAAGCAAATTCTAAGCAAACTCCCCCGCAAGTCGCCAAAATCTGATTCATTAGATTCTGCAGGGAGTGATTCTGGCAGCAATACTCCCAATTTGGGCAATGGGTTCCAATGTACAATTGGTGGCAGTTCTCTTACAAGCAAATTAAATGTTGTCAAACGGGTGTCTTCAGCAGTTTTCCCATCAAGCATTGCAGCTGGAGCTGAGGCAGTAGAGCCCCATCTATCCTTCAAAGAGGTTTCAAATCCACAGAAGCATAATCTGTTTATCAGCAAGCTGAACCTTTGCTGCGAGTTCATTGATTCCAGTGATCCAGTTAAGCAAGATCTTAAACGTGAAACATTGATAGAACTtgttgattttgtttcttctggATCTGCAAAGTTCAGTGAACCAGCGATTTCTGCCTTGTGTAAGATGTGTGCAATGAACCTGTTTAGAGTTTTCCCACCTAAATACCGATCTAATTTTACTGGGGGTGAAACAGACGATGAAGAACCATTGTTTGATCCTGCTTGGTCACATCTGCAAATTGTGTATGATCTTCTGGTTCGGTTTATCAGTTATAGTTCACTTGATATAAAGGTGGCGAAAAAGCATGTGGATCATTCCTTTATCGTAAAATTACTTGATCTCTTTGACTCTGAGGACCCAAGAGAAAGAGACTGTTTGAAAACCATTCTGCATAGGATTTATGGAAAATTCATGGTACACAGACCTTTTATAAGAAAAGCTGTCAGCAATATCATATATCGGTTTGTTTTCGAAACTGAAAGGCATAATGGAATTTCGGAGCTGTTGGAGATTTTTGGGAGTGTAATTAGCGGGTTTGCTTTGCCACTGAAGGAGGAACACAAGATATTTTTGTGGAGGGCTCTGATTCCTCTACACAAACCAAAGTCGGTGGGTATTTATCATCAGCAATTGACATATTGTGTTGTACAGTTTATAGATAAGGATCCGAAGTTGGCAAGTACTGTAATAAAGGGGTTGTTGAAGTACTGGCCAGTAACAAATAGCCAGAAGGAGTTGATGTTTTTGAGTGAGTTAGAAGAGGTTTTGGAAATGACTAGCATGGACGAGTTCCAAAAGGTCATGGTCCCACTGTTCCGGCGAATAAGACGCTGCCTCAATAGTTCCCATTACCAG gTGGCTGAACGATCTCACTTGCTGTGGAACAATGAACACATCCTTAACCTTATTGCGCATAACCGCCAGGTGATCTTGCCGCTTGTCTTCCCAGCGATTGAGCGAAACACCCAAAACCACTGGAATCAAGCAGTGTTGAACCTGACGCTGAACGTGAAGAAGATGTTTAGCGATATGGATGAGGAGCTGGTACTTGCCTGCCAATGTAAGTTGGAGGAGGAAGATATAAGGTCAAGCGCCGCAGCTGAGAAGCGCAGGTTAACATGGGAACGCTTGGAAACTGCTGCTGGTGTCCAACCCGTAGCTTGTAACTTTTTAGCTCCGATAAAGCCTGCTGCTTGTCCTGTTGTCTGCTAA
- the LOC117635850 gene encoding protein PGR — protein MLRAANMDKLLIQPLIALLISSLIAARAYRRKSLDLSGAIAGFAVMTIHIAIGYRYGALLLVFFFTSSKLTKVGEDKKRRVDADFKEGGQRNWVQVLSNSGIASVLVLVLWAKTGLQDKCLDSKESVFITSLIGGVIGHYACCNGDTWSSELGILSDAQPRLITTFKPVRKGTNGGVTKAGLLAAAAAGSVIGLTYVVFGFPTTKCTYDVALKQLLVIPISTLAGLCGSLIDSLLGATLQFSGFCTVRNKVVGKPGPTVKKISGLNYLDNNAVNVVSILLTTILTSIACTYIF, from the exons atGCTTAGAGCCGCAAACATGGATAAACTCTTAATCCAACCGTTAATCGCCCTTCTAATCTCGTCGTTGATCGCCGCCAGAGCCTACCGTAGAAAATCCCTGGACCTCTCAGGAGCAATCGCGGGTTTTGCTGTCATGACCATTCACATTGCAATCGGATACAG gtaCGGAGCTCTGTTGCTCGTGTTCTTTTTCACATCGTCAAAGCTGACCAAGGTTGGTGAAGACAAGAAGCGTCGCGTTGACGCTGATTTCAAAGAGGGCGGTCAAAGAAACTGGGTACAAGTTTTATCAAACAGCGGGATTGCTTCAGTCTTGGTTCTTGTTCTGTGGGCAAAAACGGGGTTGCAAGACAAATGCTTGGACTCGAAAGAGTCGGTTTTCATTACATCACTGATTGGTGGGGTTATAGGTCACTATGCTTGCTGCAATGGAGACACTTGGTCTTCTGAGCTTGGAATACTTAGCGATGCTCAGCCTCGGTTAATCACAACCTTCAAG CCTGTTCGGAAGGGTACAAATGGTGGAGTTACAAAAGCAGGATTACTGGCAGCTGCAGCTGCGGGCTCGGTTATCGGACTCACATATGTGGTCTTCGGATTTCCCACTACAAAATGTACATATGATGTTGCACTGAAGCAGCTGTTGGTGATCCCTATTTCTACTCTTGCCGGACTATGTGGCAGCCTCATCGATTCTCTTTTGGGAGCAACACTGCAATTCAGTGGATTCTGCACTGTTCGTAATAAA gTTGTTGGAAAACCAGGGCCTACAGTTAAGAAAATTTCAGGTCTTAACTATCTTGACAACAATGCTGTGAATGTTGTGTCAATACTGCTGACAACAATTCTCACTTCCATTGCCTGCACTTACATCTTTTGA